A stretch of Chaetodon auriga isolate fChaAug3 chromosome 21, fChaAug3.hap1, whole genome shotgun sequence DNA encodes these proteins:
- the LOC143339867 gene encoding melanoma receptor tyrosine-protein kinase-like yields MKFCGGGAALLLLLLLLGRCCCTSPGRRVCQGTNNVLSISGGIDHHYDYLVRMYSNCSVVLDNLEITHTKEHHDLSFLQSIEEVGGNVLIALNEPAVIPLVNLRLIRGQKLYENQFALTVMVNYKNATAGLKQLQLSSLTEILRGGVKMIHNPLLCNTDTIQWWEILDRDSNPSLVFEKGTIIRTCQKCDKRCAYRSCWTPGPDHCQKFTKLQCASQCSRRCWGPKPTDCCHEHCAAGCTGPGATDCLACRELNDNGTCKSACPPLTVYDHKTRKMVKNPDGQFSLGATCVKSCPDNYMAKGGSCVCSAGMYEVEENGVQRCKPCDGPCPKVCDGLGVGALIEAIAIDSSNIESFRNCSKINGNIEFIDISFTGNEYNKIPPMDLVKLEYFRTVKEITGYLLIQFWPENLTSLSVFENLEIIRGRTTRALHSFLVIGAKHLRWLGLRSLKEVSAGGVLLKENPQLCYTQADQWTRLFRSTEQIISMRNNTPTDVCEQQNRTCDAECSDEGCWGPGPTMCVSCRHFNRRGRCVSHCNLLQGEPREVQVNSSCVECHPECLLKADIPTCHGPGPDQCSQCAHFKDGPHCVPHCPHGVLGDGDTLIWKYPDGTGQCQSCHQNCTQGCSGPGLSGCTG; encoded by the exons ATGAAGTTTTGTGGAGGCGGAGcggcgctgctgctgctgctgctgctgctcggccgctgctgctgcaccagcCCCGGCAGGAGAG TTTGTCAGGGAACAAATAATGTCCTAAGCATTAGTGGGGGTATTGATCATCACTATGACTACCTGGTGAGGATGTACTCCAACTGCTCCGTGGTCCTGGACAACCTGGAGATCACCCACACCAAGGAGCACCACGACCTGTCCTTCCTCCAG tCCATTGAGGAAGTAGGCGGAAACGTTCTGATCGCTCTGAACGAGCCTGCAGTCATCCCATTGGTCAATCTGAGGCTGATTCGAGGCCAGAAACTCTATGAAAACCAGTTCGCCCTGACGGTGATGGTGAACTACAAGAACGCCACTGCAGggctgaaacagctgcagctcagcagtctgacag AGATCCTGAGAGGAGGAGTAAAGATGATCCACAATCCCTTGCTGTGTAACACTGACACCATCCAGTGGTGGGAAATCCTGGACAGAGACAGCAATCCCAGCTTGGTTTTCGAGAAGGGTACCATCATACGTACAT gtcaGAAGTGTGACAAAAGGTGTGCTTACAGGTCTTGTTGGACACCAGGACCGGATCACTGccagaaat TCACCAAGTTGCAGTGTGCGAGTCAGTGCAGCAGAAGGTGTTGGGGTCCAAAACCCACCGACTGCTGCCAtgaacactgtgctgctggctgcactGGACCTGGAGCCACAGACTGCCTg gcCTGCAGGGAGTTAAATGATAATGGGACCTGTAAAAGTGCTTGTCCTCCTCTGACAGTCTATGACCACAAAACCCGCAAGATGGTTAAAAACCCAGACGGCCAGTTCTCCCTCGGGGCGACCTGCGTCAAGTCCTGCCCCG ATAACTACATGGCAAAAGGTGGatcatgtgtctgcagtgctgGAATGTACGAGGTGGAGGAGAACGGAGTCCAACGCTGCAAACCCTGTGATGGACCCTGTCCAAAAG tctGTGACGGACTCGGGGTTGGTGCTCTGATCGAGGCCATAGCCATCGACAGCTCCAACATCGAATCCTTTAGAAACTGCAGTAAAATCAATGGGAACATTGAATTCATTGACATCTCCTTTACTGG GAATGAATACAATAAAATCCCGCCCATGGACCTGGTGAAACTGGAGTATTTCAGGACAGTGAAGGAAATCACAG gCTACTTACTGATCCAGTTCTGGCCAGAGAATCTGacctctctgtcagtgtttgagaaCCTGGAGATCATCAGAGGAAGAACAACACGCGC TTTGCACAGTTTTTTGGTGATAGGTGCAAAGCACCTCCGCTGGCTGGGTCTGCGCTCTCTGAAGGAGGTGAGTGCCGGCGGAGTGTTGTTGAAGGAAAACCCTCAGCTCTGCTACACCCAGGCTGACCAGTGGACCCGCCTCTTTAGATCCACCGAACAGATCATCAGCATGCGCAACAACACCCCCACTGACGTCTGTG aacaacagaatCGAACCTGTGACGCAGAGTGTTCAGATGAGGGCTGCTGGGGTCCAGGTCCCACCATGTGCGTCTCCTGTCGGCATTTCAACCGCAGGGGGCGCTGTGTGTCGCACTGTAACCTGCTGCAGGG tgagCCCAGAGAGGTCCAggtgaacagcagctgtgtggagtGTCACCCGGAGTGTCTGCTGAAGGCCGACATCCCGACCTGCCATGGACCG GGTCCAGACCAGTGTTCCCAGTGCGCCCACTTTAAAGACGGTCCCCACTGCGTGCCGCACTGCCCCCACGGTGTGCTGGGAGACGGAGACACGCTGATCTGGAAATACCCCGACGGGACCGGCCAGTGCCAGTCCTGCCACCAGAACTGCACCCAGGG GTGTTCAGGTCCTGGACTGTCCGGATGCACTGGTTAA